The following are encoded together in the Anopheles nili chromosome 3, idAnoNiliSN_F5_01, whole genome shotgun sequence genome:
- the LOC128724828 gene encoding uncharacterized protein LOC128724828 has product MMRWQCQVLLLALFACVYATDDTPGQKRHRTAKLVRNYPDYGPVTQRVQTLESPMYNFIDPYGPGTYAFGYEIEDPQSGNVQFRDEEKLKNGTVRGSYGYMQPDGSVIITNFIADDGGYRAKTEIRRANGQTVASFPAPAPSTAQDRYFPPYDQQASTINPAIAAALQQQHMNLNPTYNPILDPSVVDPQYAAAILGHIRDQQYNPSQGLVQYPYGIPHAPIAPHQHLPHLQQAPLYDTPSNAVSNFIGQFPASLNPYHVYQNLQSAFPQVLPQQNPIDQLANGVQGAFQQGPPPFGNFIGNAQNSFQQLIPQGVGSWFGQNRFPVGVPGLQQQQHQQQQQFQPGGYGFPQQIPHQQIFSSSRPTNVLGDMPVTGPGSMGSMMMHQQGQHYVPTTRRRKLTGTTKKRNKLKTRDGMDWFDDFLENRKRQVLYGTVTATTPETMTEQTLQEHSE; this is encoded by the exons ATGATGAGGTGGCAGTGTCAG GTGCTGCTTTTGGCGTTATTCGCCTGCGTTTATGCAACAGACGATACACCAGGCCAGAAACGGCATCGAACGGCGAAGCTGGTACGCAACTACCCTGACTATGGACCCGTTACTCAGCGTGTTCAAACGCTCGAGAGCCCTATGTACAATTTCATCGACCCGTACG GTCCCGGTACGTACGCGTTTGGATATGAAATCGAGGACCCGCAAAGCGGCAACGTGCAGTTTCGCGACGAGGAAAAGCTCAAAAACGGTACCGTACGCGGTTCGTACGGATACATGCAACCGGACGGATCAGTCATCATCACAAATTTCATTGCGGATGACGGTGGTTATCGAGCGAAGACAGAAATCAGAAGGGCCAACGGACAAACGGTTGCTTCATTCCCAGCTCCTGCCCCATCTACAGCGCAAGATCGCTACTTCCCACCGTATGATCAGCAAGCCAGCACGATCAATCCAGCTATTGCTGCGgccctgcagcagcagcacatgAATCTTAATCCAACGTACAACCCCATCCTTGATCCGAGCGTGGTCGATCCTCAGTACGCAGCCGCCATCTTAGGACACATTCGCGATCAGCAATACAACCCCAGCCAAGGTTTGGTTCAGTACCCGTACGGCATTCCACACGCACCGATCGCACCGCACCAGCACCTACCACACTTGCAGCAGGCACCCCTTTACGATACACCCTCGAACGCAGTGTCCAACTTCATCGGCCAGTTCCCGGCCAGTCTGAACCCGTACCACGTTTACCAGAACCTACAGTCCGCTTTTCCACAGGTACTACCCCAGCAGAATCCCATTGATCAGCTGGCAAACGGTGTACAGGGTGCCTTCCAGCAAGGACCACCTCCATTCGGCAACTTCATTGGCAACGCGCAGAATTCCTTCCAGCAGTTGATTCCACAGGGTGTCGGTAGCTGGTTTGGGCAGAACCGCTTTCCGGTAGGCGTTCCAGGactacagcaacagcaacaccagcagcagcagcagttccagcCAGGTGGTTATGGATTCCCACAGCAGATTCCTCATCAGCAAATCTTCTCCTCGAGCCGACCGACAAACGTGTTAGGAGACATGCCAGTCACGGGACCCGGTTCGATGGGGTCGATGATGATGCACCAGCAAGGGCAGCATTACGTGCCAACTACGAGACGTCGGAAGCTGACGGGCACGACAAAGAAACGCAACAAACTGAAGACGCGGGATGGCATGGACTGGTTCGATGATTTTCTCGAGAACCGGAAGCGACAGGTCCTGTACGGAACGGTCACGGCAACTACGCCGGAAACGATGACGGAGCAGACACTCCAAGAGCACAGCGAGTGA
- the LOC128724829 gene encoding cuticle protein 8-like encodes MKCFVALALLAVAVSASPVEYGHYGAPALVHAPVAVHAPVLKHVVAEPVAYPKYSFNYGIKDPHTGDIKSQAEERDGDVVKGQYSLVEPDGSVRTVDYTADDHNGFNAVVHKSAPAVQKVIAAPVAHYAPAPVLSHYVH; translated from the exons ATGAAG TGCTTCGTTGCCCTTGCTCTGCTCGCCGTCGCCGTCAGTGCGTCGCCCGTTGAATACGGTCACTATGGTGCCCCAGCTCTGGTCCACGCCCCGGTGGCTGTCCATGCTCCGGTGCTGAAGCACGTCGTTGCTGAGCCGGTG GCCTACCCGAAGTACTCGTTCAACTACGGCATCAAGGACCCGCATACCGGAGACATCAAGTCGCAGGCTGAGGAACGCGACGGAGATGTCGTCAAGGGACAGTACTCGCTGGTTGAGCCTGATGGTTCGGTGCGCACCGTCGACTACACCGCCGATGACCACAACGGCTTCAACGCGGTCGTCCACAAGTCTGCCCCGGCTGTCCAGAAGGTGATCGCTGCCCCAGTTGCTCACTACGCTCCGGCTCCGGTCCTGAGCCACTACGTGCACTAA